In Gemmatimonadaceae bacterium, one DNA window encodes the following:
- a CDS encoding M20/M25/M40 family metallo-hydrolase — protein MDMIQVLPHRFTLAALVCLAIAAGCAPRPVLRPTAGGASPTPGTTTSSTAGSSPVSATGVADGQSGAGSAVVPLSPIERAIAAAVDTRNAEGLALLERLVNINSGTMNFAGVREVGKVLSAQFEALGFTARWVDGAPFGRAGHLVAERTGVGPRILLIGHLDTVFEPSSPFQKFERLSDTTARGPGIIDMKGGDVIIVQALKALRAAGALQAMSITAVFMGDEEDSGDPVSLARAALIEESKRSQFAIGFEDGSGDPRTAVVSRRGSGSWVLKSTGTPAHSSQIFRADIGAGAIFETARVLQQFREQLSAQEFLTFNPGFAVGGSDIRMDTTEPGGTAHGKSNIVAKTMHVTGDIRTISPQQLASVKATMRAIVAQPLPQTRSEIMFDDGYPPLAPTDGNRRLLAMYDAASRELGFGPVVAVNPMRAGAADVSFTAAHISSAIDGIGLSGWDGHTDKETADLRKFPSQTKRAAILLYRIARGVKP, from the coding sequence ATGGACATGATTCAGGTTCTTCCCCACCGATTCACACTCGCAGCGCTTGTGTGTCTCGCGATTGCGGCTGGCTGCGCGCCACGCCCCGTGCTGCGGCCAACGGCCGGCGGTGCGAGTCCAACTCCCGGCACGACGACATCCTCCACTGCCGGGAGCAGTCCGGTTTCGGCAACAGGCGTGGCTGATGGTCAATCCGGCGCCGGGTCTGCTGTAGTTCCGTTGAGTCCCATCGAGCGCGCCATCGCTGCAGCGGTCGATACGCGTAATGCCGAAGGTCTGGCGCTCCTCGAGCGACTCGTGAACATCAACAGCGGCACGATGAATTTTGCGGGCGTGCGCGAGGTCGGCAAAGTGCTCAGCGCTCAGTTCGAGGCGCTCGGCTTCACTGCACGCTGGGTTGATGGTGCTCCATTCGGCCGGGCCGGGCATCTTGTTGCGGAGCGGACCGGCGTTGGGCCGCGAATTCTTCTCATCGGTCACCTCGACACCGTGTTCGAGCCAAGCAGCCCGTTCCAGAAGTTCGAGCGTCTGAGTGATACGACGGCGCGCGGGCCAGGCATCATCGACATGAAAGGTGGCGACGTGATCATCGTTCAGGCGCTTAAGGCGCTTCGCGCTGCCGGCGCACTCCAGGCGATGAGTATTACCGCAGTGTTCATGGGAGATGAGGAAGATTCCGGGGATCCGGTAAGTCTGGCCCGTGCGGCGCTCATCGAGGAGTCGAAGCGTTCTCAGTTTGCGATCGGATTCGAGGATGGGTCGGGCGACCCGCGCACGGCAGTGGTCTCGCGCCGCGGCTCGGGTTCGTGGGTCCTCAAGTCTACGGGTACTCCAGCTCACTCTTCACAGATCTTCCGCGCCGACATCGGTGCCGGCGCGATCTTCGAGACCGCGCGCGTTCTGCAGCAGTTCCGCGAGCAGTTGAGTGCGCAGGAGTTCCTGACTTTCAATCCCGGTTTCGCGGTTGGCGGCTCGGATATCCGGATGGATACGACCGAGCCGGGCGGTACCGCGCACGGGAAGAGCAACATTGTCGCGAAGACGATGCATGTCACCGGCGATATCCGGACAATTTCGCCGCAGCAGCTCGCGAGTGTGAAGGCAACGATGCGGGCGATTGTTGCTCAGCCGCTGCCGCAGACCCGCTCGGAGATAATGTTTGACGATGGCTATCCGCCGCTCGCGCCGACTGACGGTAACCGGCGGCTGCTGGCGATGTACGATGCGGCGAGCCGTGAGCTGGGGTTCGGGCCGGTGGTTGCGGTAAATCCTATGCGGGCAGGAGCGGCAGATGTGTCATTCACCGCTGCTCATATTTCGTCAGCGATCGATGGGATCGGGCTCTCGGGGTGGGACGGTCATACGGATAAGGAGACTGCTGATCTTCGGAAATTCCCTTCACAAACCAAGCGTGCAGCGATTCTGCTTTATCGGATCGCGAGGGGCGTCAAGCCGTAG
- the solA gene encoding N-methyl-L-tryptophan oxidase yields the protein MKYDAIVAGLGAMGSATAARLALGGQRVLGLDRWSPGHPFGSSHGDSRIIREMYFEHPMYVPLLQRAYELWEDMSVRAGVPLLHLIGGLMVGRHDGTLIPGVLRSAKEHGLPYILLTPPEVAMRFPAFGLRDDLSAVVDPRAGYLNPEVCNAAHLAVASKNGADLRFEEPVLSWESSDRGVTVTTPKGRHTASRMVLAMGARIGGCLNDLMLPLEVERQAVFWLEPKPQVGAYEESAFPVWAYEYEPRKVCYGFPRLPRGVKASVMHSGEIVANPESVERSVMDVEVEPLLSALGGILPGLADGRVVERDVCLFTNTPDRDFIIDFHPGHPRVLVSSACSGHGFKFASVIGEIQASLVMHGGSQFDLSPFRIDRAGLQA from the coding sequence ATGAAATACGATGCGATCGTCGCCGGGCTCGGCGCTATGGGGAGTGCCACTGCCGCGCGTCTCGCGCTGGGCGGACAGCGGGTACTGGGCCTCGACCGATGGAGTCCCGGACACCCATTTGGATCGTCGCACGGAGACAGCCGCATAATCCGCGAGATGTACTTCGAGCATCCCATGTACGTGCCGCTCCTGCAGCGCGCGTACGAGCTCTGGGAGGACATGAGCGTGCGCGCCGGCGTGCCCCTCCTGCATCTGATCGGTGGCCTGATGGTCGGCAGGCACGATGGGACGCTGATCCCCGGCGTACTGAGGAGCGCCAAAGAGCATGGGCTCCCATATATATTGCTCACACCGCCTGAGGTCGCGATGCGATTTCCTGCGTTTGGGTTGCGCGACGATCTCAGCGCAGTGGTCGACCCGCGCGCAGGATACCTCAATCCTGAAGTGTGCAACGCAGCGCATCTTGCGGTCGCATCAAAAAACGGGGCGGACCTCAGATTTGAGGAGCCGGTGTTGTCGTGGGAGTCTTCCGACCGCGGGGTGACAGTAACTACGCCCAAGGGCAGGCATACAGCGAGTCGGATGGTGCTTGCGATGGGCGCTCGCATCGGCGGGTGCCTGAACGACTTGATGCTTCCGTTAGAAGTCGAGCGCCAGGCGGTATTCTGGCTCGAGCCGAAGCCACAGGTCGGTGCCTACGAGGAATCGGCGTTCCCGGTGTGGGCATACGAGTACGAGCCGCGGAAGGTATGCTACGGATTCCCGCGACTTCCGCGTGGCGTAAAGGCAAGCGTAATGCACAGCGGCGAGATCGTTGCCAACCCCGAGAGCGTCGAGCGGAGTGTCATGGACGTCGAAGTCGAGCCGCTGCTCAGCGCACTCGGCGGAATTCTTCCTGGACTCGCAGATGGGCGGGTCGTGGAGCGGGATGTATGTCTCTTCACAAACACCCCCGACAGGGACTTCATAATCGACTTCCATCCAGGCCATCCGCGTGTGCTCGTGTCGAGCGCGTGTTCCGGGCACGGCTTCAAATTTGCGAGCGTCATCGGAGAAATTCAGGCGAGCCTCGTGATGCACGGCGGCTCGCAGTTCGACCTTTCTCCGTTCAGAATCGATCGGGCAGGTTTGCAGGCCTAG
- a CDS encoding YggT family protein: MEPATMLFNDVLGVVRLVVVAIVLLFAGFCVIDWLVRTRKVNVFGGLARFSRSRIDPILEPVERRIVKAGGNPASAPLWALAGAVVGGILLISVLDFIAGQVYGIAASVQAGPRGIFRLLVAWTFAFLRMAILVRVISTWLPISPHSPWIRWAHVVSEPVLRPLRQVIPTLGPIDITPIVAYFLLGLLQSAVLRLI, encoded by the coding sequence GTGGAGCCTGCGACGATGCTGTTCAACGACGTGCTGGGTGTTGTCCGGCTCGTAGTAGTCGCCATAGTTTTACTGTTCGCCGGTTTCTGTGTGATCGACTGGCTGGTGCGAACGCGAAAGGTGAATGTCTTTGGCGGGCTTGCCCGTTTCTCCAGGTCGAGGATCGATCCGATTCTCGAGCCGGTGGAGCGGCGTATCGTCAAAGCGGGTGGCAACCCGGCAAGCGCGCCACTTTGGGCACTGGCAGGCGCGGTGGTAGGTGGCATACTTCTCATCAGCGTTCTGGATTTCATCGCCGGCCAGGTCTATGGCATCGCGGCTTCCGTTCAGGCGGGCCCGCGCGGAATATTCCGGCTGCTGGTTGCCTGGACGTTTGCTTTTCTCCGCATGGCGATTCTCGTGCGCGTGATCAGCACGTGGCTGCCCATATCACCGCACTCGCCGTGGATCCGCTGGGCGCATGTTGTCAGTGAGCCTGTTCTTCGGCCGTTACGCCAGGTCATTCCAACACTTGGTCCGATCGATATCACACCGATCGTCGCATATTTCCTCCTTGGTTTACTACAGAGCGCAGTGCTGCGATTGATTTAG
- a CDS encoding prolyl oligopeptidase family serine peptidase: MAYMSFYRPSTVIAFLAVSLAQAAEGQTPPGAVRYPATARGSQTDDYHGSRIADPYRWLENTDSPETAAWVQAQNAVTFSYLAGIPARAAIRNRLMQVWNYPKYSSPSRAGNRLFYYENSGLLSQSILYVKDDGRPARVLLDPNSMSADGTVALSTSQESPDGRYLGYGVSASGSDWQEFRVRNVDTGRDLTDTLKWVKFSGLSWTKDNKGFFYSRYDSPKNGNTLTNVNQNQKLYYHRLGAPQSADRLVYDRPDQPGWLFDATVTDDGTFAVITVSAGSDRRTRLYYVFLDNAKKPKVDAPVVRLIDQLDAEYAFVHNTGDNFLVRTDFGAPKGRLVSIDINAAQSTRWLTVIPEGKDAMGNVQVIGNRLVVSYLQDAHSSIRVYGMPDADDLRRGRGTRQGAFPGGSSRGAQRPPAPEEAVVRDDRASRSAPGYPYIGEIALPGIGSVSGITGRPKDDEMFYSFTSYLSPPSVFRYDLKRRVNTVYKTASLPMDLNQFETKQVFFKSKDGTQVPIFITSKKGLTLNGANPTILYGYGGFNISQTPAFSPANLVWLEMGGVYAVANLRGGGEYGKDWHEAGTLGRKQNVFDDFIGAAQYLVNERYTSPAKLAVAGGSNGGLLVGAVVNQRPELFGAALPAVGVMDMLRFHKFTIGAAWTSDYGSADNPADFAFLRAYSPLHNIKPGVRYPATMVLTADHDDRVVPGHSFKYAATLQNSQAGPAPILIRIDTKAGHGAGKPTAKRIDEAADRFAFLVQNLNMRVTLQ, translated from the coding sequence ATGGCGTACATGTCTTTTTATCGTCCTTCGACCGTTATCGCGTTCCTGGCTGTTTCGCTGGCTCAGGCCGCAGAGGGGCAAACTCCGCCCGGCGCCGTCAGATATCCCGCGACAGCGCGCGGCAGTCAGACGGACGACTATCATGGCTCCCGGATCGCCGACCCCTACCGCTGGCTCGAGAACACCGACTCGCCGGAGACCGCTGCGTGGGTTCAGGCTCAGAACGCAGTGACGTTTTCGTATCTGGCAGGGATCCCGGCGCGCGCGGCAATCAGAAATCGCCTCATGCAGGTCTGGAATTATCCCAAATATTCGTCGCCCTCGAGGGCAGGCAACCGCTTGTTCTATTACGAGAACAGCGGGCTCCTGAGCCAGAGCATTCTCTACGTGAAGGATGACGGCCGCCCCGCGCGGGTGCTGCTTGACCCCAACTCCATGTCTGCAGATGGAACGGTGGCGCTCTCAACCAGCCAGGAATCACCGGACGGCCGGTATCTCGGTTACGGAGTATCTGCGAGCGGATCAGACTGGCAGGAATTCCGGGTGCGCAATGTAGATACCGGGCGCGATCTCACCGACACCCTCAAGTGGGTAAAGTTCTCGGGCCTTTCGTGGACCAAGGATAACAAAGGGTTCTTCTACTCCCGCTACGATTCGCCAAAAAACGGTAACACCCTTACGAACGTCAATCAGAATCAGAAACTCTATTACCACCGGCTCGGCGCTCCACAGTCGGCCGACCGGCTTGTTTATGACCGTCCTGATCAGCCCGGGTGGCTTTTCGATGCAACTGTCACCGACGACGGTACATTCGCTGTCATCACTGTGAGCGCGGGTTCGGACCGCCGTACGCGCCTTTACTACGTGTTCCTCGACAATGCGAAGAAGCCGAAGGTTGACGCACCGGTCGTGCGTCTCATCGATCAGCTCGACGCCGAGTATGCGTTTGTTCACAACACGGGTGACAATTTTCTCGTTCGTACTGATTTTGGTGCGCCAAAGGGGCGGCTCGTTTCGATCGATATCAACGCGGCTCAATCGACTCGCTGGCTCACCGTTATTCCTGAGGGAAAGGATGCGATGGGGAATGTCCAGGTAATCGGAAACAGACTGGTAGTTTCCTACCTTCAGGATGCGCATTCCAGCATTCGCGTATACGGCATGCCTGACGCGGATGATCTGCGCCGCGGGCGCGGAACGAGGCAGGGCGCGTTTCCCGGCGGATCTTCGAGAGGAGCTCAACGCCCGCCCGCGCCGGAAGAAGCAGTGGTGCGTGATGACCGGGCCAGCAGGAGCGCGCCCGGGTACCCGTACATTGGCGAGATTGCGCTGCCGGGAATTGGCTCTGTAAGCGGCATCACCGGCCGACCGAAGGATGACGAGATGTTTTACAGCTTCACGTCCTATCTCTCTCCGCCATCGGTGTTTCGCTACGACCTGAAGCGGCGGGTCAACACGGTTTACAAGACTGCGTCGCTGCCGATGGATCTGAACCAGTTCGAGACGAAACAGGTTTTTTTCAAGAGCAAGGACGGAACGCAGGTACCAATCTTCATAACGTCGAAGAAAGGGCTGACGCTCAATGGTGCTAACCCCACCATTCTCTACGGGTATGGCGGATTCAACATTTCGCAGACTCCGGCGTTTTCTCCTGCCAACCTGGTGTGGCTCGAGATGGGCGGCGTTTACGCTGTCGCCAATCTCCGCGGAGGTGGCGAGTACGGAAAAGACTGGCATGAAGCAGGGACGCTGGGCAGGAAGCAGAACGTTTTTGATGATTTCATCGGTGCAGCACAGTATCTGGTGAACGAACGATATACGTCGCCCGCGAAACTCGCGGTTGCCGGGGGCTCGAATGGTGGGCTGCTTGTGGGAGCCGTCGTGAATCAACGCCCTGAGCTGTTTGGCGCGGCCCTGCCGGCCGTTGGGGTGATGGACATGCTTCGCTTTCACAAGTTCACCATCGGCGCGGCGTGGACGTCGGATTACGGCTCCGCAGACAATCCGGCGGACTTCGCGTTTCTGCGTGCCTATTCTCCGCTTCACAACATCAAGCCGGGCGTTCGTTATCCGGCGACGATGGTTCTTACCGCGGATCACGACGACCGTGTCGTTCCCGGGCATTCGTTCAAGTATGCGGCGACGCTTCAGAATTCCCAGGCTGGCCCGGCACCGATACTCATCCGGATCGATACCAAGGCCGGGCATGGTGCTGGCAAACCGACTGCCAAGCGGATCGATGAGGCCGCCGACAGATTCGCGTTCCTGGTGCAGAATCTGAATATGCGCGTAACGCTTCAGTAG
- a CDS encoding EVE domain-containing protein — protein sequence MSSERTKRRYWLLKSEPTSFSFDDLVNAPLQTTAWDGVRNYQARNMMRDGMQPGDLAFFYHSSCDPTGIAGIAEVVRGGYPDPTAFDSDDSHYDPKSNKESPIWFVVDVKAVKAFPRIITLAELRSVTGLEKMVLLQRGSRLSVQPVTEEEWTIITDTFSPGLA from the coding sequence GTGAGTTCAGAGAGAACGAAGCGCCGTTACTGGCTGCTGAAATCCGAGCCGACGTCATTTTCCTTTGACGACCTCGTCAATGCGCCGTTGCAAACCACGGCTTGGGACGGCGTGCGGAATTATCAGGCCCGGAACATGATGCGCGACGGCATGCAGCCGGGCGATCTGGCTTTTTTCTACCATTCGAGCTGCGACCCCACGGGGATTGCCGGGATCGCGGAGGTGGTTCGCGGCGGGTATCCTGATCCAACGGCTTTCGATTCGGATGACTCGCACTACGATCCTAAGAGCAATAAGGAGTCGCCAATATGGTTCGTGGTGGACGTGAAAGCAGTCAAAGCGTTTCCGCGTATCATCACTCTTGCTGAGCTGCGGAGTGTGACGGGGCTGGAGAAGATGGTATTGCTCCAGCGGGGGAGCCGACTTTCGGTTCAGCCCGTGACGGAGGAGGAGTGGACCATAATCACCGATACTTTTTCGCCCGGCTTAGCTTAA
- a CDS encoding citrate synthase, translated as MTGTTAAPPDPSASTDAIDVTDSRTGKTYSLPIADGAIRANDLKKITTSDEDDPGLLSYDPAFLNTASCRSSITYIDGDKGILRYRGYPIEQLAEGSSFLEVAWLLRHGELPNQTEYDEFVHEITYHTYVHENMRKFLEGFRYDAHPMAMLNSSVAALASFYPSARNIMDEQERNISMIRLLAKVPTIAAFCYRHLKGLPFVYPDNELSYVDNFLSMVARMTEPKYEANPIFSKALEVLFILHADHEQNCSTSAVRAVGSSHVDPFSAMSAGIAALFGPLHGGANEQVLRMIEEIGNVKNIPQFIEGVKGGKGKLMGFGHRVYKSYDPRATIVKKLADEVFAVVGVDKDLEIALELERIALSDEYFVSRKLYPNVDFYTGLIYRSMAFPTEFFTVLFAIARTAGWLAQWEEMLLDKEQKIARPRQIYTGYDERPYERNATL; from the coding sequence ATGACCGGCACCACCGCTGCACCCCCTGATCCATCAGCCTCGACAGACGCAATCGACGTAACTGACTCGCGCACCGGAAAGACCTACAGTCTTCCGATCGCCGATGGTGCCATTCGCGCCAACGATCTGAAAAAAATCACGACTTCGGATGAAGACGATCCGGGTCTTCTCAGTTATGACCCTGCTTTTCTGAACACCGCGTCATGCCGGAGCTCGATTACCTACATCGATGGGGACAAGGGCATCCTGCGGTACCGCGGCTATCCCATCGAGCAGCTGGCGGAAGGTTCCAGCTTCCTCGAAGTAGCGTGGCTGCTCCGGCACGGTGAGCTGCCCAATCAGACAGAGTACGATGAGTTCGTGCACGAGATCACGTACCACACATACGTGCACGAAAACATGCGGAAATTTCTTGAAGGTTTTCGCTACGACGCTCATCCCATGGCGATGCTGAACAGCTCGGTTGCCGCGCTTGCGTCGTTCTATCCGTCGGCCCGCAACATCATGGACGAGCAGGAGCGGAACATCTCGATGATCCGTCTCCTCGCAAAGGTTCCGACCATCGCTGCCTTCTGCTACCGGCATTTAAAAGGGCTCCCATTCGTTTATCCGGACAACGAGCTGTCTTATGTCGACAATTTCCTGTCGATGGTCGCGCGGATGACAGAGCCGAAGTACGAGGCCAATCCCATTTTCTCGAAGGCGCTCGAGGTACTGTTCATCCTTCACGCCGATCACGAGCAGAACTGCTCGACCAGCGCGGTCCGAGCGGTAGGCTCATCGCATGTCGACCCGTTCTCGGCCATGTCGGCCGGAATAGCGGCGCTCTTCGGCCCGCTGCATGGCGGCGCGAACGAGCAGGTTCTCAGGATGATCGAGGAGATCGGGAATGTGAAAAACATTCCCCAGTTCATCGAGGGCGTAAAAGGTGGCAAGGGCAAGCTGATGGGCTTCGGACATCGCGTTTACAAGAGCTACGACCCGCGGGCAACGATCGTGAAGAAACTGGCGGACGAAGTCTTTGCCGTCGTTGGCGTGGACAAGGATCTCGAGATTGCGCTGGAGCTCGAGCGGATTGCGCTGTCGGACGAATATTTCGTTTCGCGCAAGCTGTATCCGAATGTCGACTTCTACACCGGATTGATTTACCGGTCGATGGCGTTCCCCACGGAATTCTTCACAGTACTGTTTGCGATTGCCCGCACTGCCGGCTGGCTGGCGCAATGGGAAGAGATGCTGCTCGACAAGGAGCAGAAAATCGCCAGGCCACGGCAGATCTACACTGGCTACGACGAACGGCCGTACGAGCGGAACG